One Paenibacillus sp. SYP-B4298 genomic window, ATTTTTGCAGAGTGTTCAAGCAGTCTGTCGGCGTTACCGCCCAGTCCTTCCGTCTGCAGCATATGGACATACGCTAGAGGGTGTGAGCAAATCCTCATGGAGACTTCTATCCCATAGCCCTGCAACACAAACATCCCTCTCCACGGCAAGAGTGAAGAGGGATGCGATAGGTATGATGGCAGAGTGCGAGTCGGGTTACTTCCGTCTATTGCTGGCAGCCGCATCTGGCGGCGAGGCTTTGCTCACTCCCAGGGCATAGTAGCTGATGACGACAAGGATCAGGAAGATGATCCCGATCATCAGCGGGATGCGTGTCTCGTCATTAATCCACATTCCGACGAGCACCATAAGCAAGAAAGCTACTGTCACATAATTCGTCACCGGAGCGAGGGGCATCTTGAACGGGTGATGCTCAAGCTCCGCCCCCTTCATCTTGCGGAACCGGATCTGACTGATCAGAATGACGAACCATGGCACCATGCCAGGCAGCACGCTGGAGCTGTACACGTAGACGAACAGGTTGTCTGGCGCAATGTAGCTTAGGATGACACCGATGCCCAGCCCGATGAGCACACCGATCGTACCTAGCAGCGGCACACCATTTCCCGATAGTCTGGTGAAGGCCTTCGGCGCTTGCCCATTGACGCCTAGTGTATACAGCATCCGGCCTGCGCTATAGATGCCGCTGTTGCAGCCGGACATGGCGGCTGTAATGACGACAAAATTAATCAGCCCCGCCGCAGTCGTAATACCGACCTTGGCGAATGTGGCCACGAACGGGCTGCCGATCGATTGCAACTGGTCCCAAGGGTAGACCGTCACGATGACGAATATCGCGCCAATATAGAAGATCAGAATACGCCAGATAATGTTCTGAATCGCACTCCGTAATGTTTTTTGCGGATTTTTGGCCTCGCCTGCTGTAATACCGATCAATTCCACGCCCTGATAAGCTCCGATGACCAGCGATAAGGCGAAGAAAAATCCCGACCACCCGCCAGCGAAGAAGCCGCCATGCTGCCATAGGTTCGATAATCCGATCGCCTCTCCCCCGTTGCCGATGCCGAAGAATACCAGACCAAGTCCTGCAGCAATCATCAGAATGATCGTCACAATCTTGATCATGGCGAACCAGAACTCGAACTCGCCGAAGGACTTGACCGAGAACAGATTCGCCGCACCCAGGATCACCATCGCGATGATTCCGGGTATCCACCCTGGCAGGTTCGGGAACCAGTATTTCATATACGCCCCGACAGCTATAATCTCCGCCATGCCGACGATGACCCATTGAAACCAGTTGCTCCAGGCTGTGGTGTATCCCGCCAGAGGATGAATATATTTATAGCCGAAGGTGGCAAATGACCCCGTGCTCGGCTCTACGTATAGCATCTCCCCCATGGCTCGCATAATAAAGAAAATAAATATGCCTACAATCGCATACGCGAGCATAACGGACGGGCCTGTCCACTTAATTGTGCTGGCTGATCCCATGAATAATCCGACGCCAATCGTGCCGCCCAGCGCAATCATCTGAATATGCCGCGCCTCAAGCCCTCTTTTTAACTCCTTGTTCTCCATACGAACTCCTCTTTCCATCTGCTGCTTTAAGCTGCATTCATAGATAACTGCATGAGCTGTGGCATGGCCTGCACGCCGACGAAACATATTGTAAGCTTTTTTGCTGATGAAAACAATTATATTAAATTTGCATCAGAAATTTACAATTGAGGAGACAACCTTATCTCCCCACATTCGCTATTGACAATTGCTATAGCTCGCTTTAGAATAGGGTACATCAATGTGGAACCGATTACACATTGTCACTCCGATAACAGAGGTGAAGGAAATGAGCACAGCGAAGATTACTGTAATTGGAAGCTTGAATATAGATATGGTCACGGAAACAACCGTTGTACCGGAGCAAGGCGAGACGATAATTGGTAGCGGTTTCTCAAGCTTTACAGGTGGAAAAGGGGCGAATCAGGCTGTAGCCTGCGCACGCCTTGGCGCACAGGTAACGATGATCGGATGTGTTGGCGAGGACGCCATGGCCATGCAGCTTAGAGAAGCACTTGGGCGCGAGGGCATCGATATGCGTCATGTGAAAACGGTTCCTCATCAGTCGACCGGCATTGCGGCCATTACCGTCTGCGACAGCGATAACCGCATCATCGTCGTACCCGGCGCTAATTACTGTCTGCTTCCTGAGGATGTGCTGGCGCTGGAGGACGTGATTGCAGCCTCCGACATCGTCATGCTGCAGCATGAGATTCCGCCGGCTACCGTAGAAGCAGCCATCCGGCTGGCGAACAAGCTCGGTGTGCGTGTCATCCTCAATCCCGCACCGGCTATGCGGCTGGATGATGAGCTGCTAAGACAGCTATACCTGATTACACCGAATGAATATGAGCTGGCGATCGTTACGGGCACCGAGCAGTTGGCGCAGACACAGGAGCAGCGGCTTGCCGCTTATCCGCATCCGATCGTGATGACGGCTGGAAGCAACGGCGCCTATTACCGATCCGATGAGACCGGGACAGGGCATGTTCCGGGGCACAAGGTGGAGGCGGTTGACACCACAGGCGCGGGAGATACCTTCAATGGCGCACTTGCCGTCAGACTTAGCGAAGGCGCTGCGCTGGCTGAAGCAGTAGCGTTCGCAGTCGCAGCCAGCGCACTGTCGGTTACGAAGCTGGGCGCGCAGAGCGGGATGCCACTGCGCCACGAGGTTGAGGCATTTTTACTGGGGGCGCAATAATATTTAGGCGAGAGGGTAAGGAAATGAAAAAAGCAGGCATACTAAACAGTCAGATTGCGGCCACACTGGCCAGGCTTGGACATACCGATACGATCGTCATTAGCGATTGCGGGCTGCCGATACCGGATTCTGTAAGGCGAATCGATCTGGCGCTAAGGCCGGGATTGCCGTCATTTATAGAGACACTGGAGGCCGTGCTCGCTGACATGGTGGTTGAAGGCGTGACCATCGCCAGCGAGATGGCGCAGCATAATCCTATGCTGAGGAAAGAGACGGACATGCTGCTAGGGGGCATCCCGATACAGGAGACGAGCCACGAGCAGTTCAAGCAACTGACGCACACGGCCAAGGCGGTCATTCGCACGGGAGAAGCCACACCCTATGCCAATATCATCTTGCAGGCAGGCGTTATCTTCGGATAACCGGACGAAGGAGGAGCGCAGATGGACTATATCGTTGAAATGAGCGGCATTCACAAATCCTTCTCCTCAGTACAAGTGCTGAAGGATGCCGCCTTCAGTCTGAAGCCGGGAGAGATTCATGCCCTCATGGGTGAGAATGGCGCTGGCAAGTCGACGCTGATGAAAATATTGACCGGCGTCTACAAGGCCGATGCCGGTACGGTCAAGGTCAAGGGGCGCGAGGTCGCCTTCGCCAATCCGACCGAGGCCGAGCAGAGCGGGGTTGCTATCATCCATCAGGAGCTGAACATTATTCCGAAGCTGACCGTAGCCGAGAACATGTTTCTTGGGCGGCAGCTCTCCTATGGTAGAACCGGCATTCTCCGCGACAAGGAGATGAAGCGCCGAACGAAGGAATATTTGCAGCGGCTGCATGTTGATCTGGACCCGGATGCGCCAGCGGACACGCTGTCAATCGGCCAGCAGCAGATGGTGGAGATCGCCAAGGCGCTGTCCAAGCAGGCCGAGGTGCTCATCATGGACGAGCCGACTGCCGCGCTGACCGACCGCGAGATTGAAGCGCTGTTCGGCATCATGGACAAGCTGCGCAGCGAGGGCGTCGGCATCGTCTACATCTCGCACCGGATGGAGGAAATCTTCCGCATGTGCGACCGCATCTCCGTGCTGCGGGACGGCTCCTTCCTCGGCACGGAGCAGATCGCAGACACGAATGTTGACCGTATCGTGCGCCTCATGGTAGGGCGCGAGATCGGCGACCGCTACCCGGAGCGCAGCACCAGCATCGGTGGGGAGCGGCTGCGGGTGGAAGGACTGGGCGATGGCAGGAAGCTGAAGGATGTCTCCTTCTCGGTACGCGCTGGCGAGATTGTCGGGATTGCCGGACTGATGGGCGCTGGACGTACAGAAATGATGCGGCTGCTGTTTGGCGCAGACAGGAAGAAGTCAGGCCGGGTCATCATCGACGGCCAGGAGGCTCGCATCAGCGATCCCGCAAGCGCTATCCAGGCCGGGATTGTACTGGTGACCGAGGATCGCAAGCACCAGGGACTTATACTGGATATGTCGGTGAGAGAGAATCTGGCGATTACCAATTATGAGCAGATTGCGCGCTCTGGCGTCCTCTCGTCCGTCAAGGAGAACGAGCTGGCTGACCAGATGATTAAGCGCTTTAATATTCGGACACGAGATGCCGAGCAGATCGTCAAATCATTGAGCGGCGGCAACCAGCAGAAGATTGCTATCGGCAAATGGCTCGGTAAGCTGCCCAAGGTGCTCATCATGGATGAACCGACCCGCGGCGTCGATGTCGGCGCGAAGAAGGAAATCTACAGCATGATGAATGAGCTGAGCGAGCAGGGCGTGGCCATCATTATGGTATCCTCGGATCTGCCCGAGGTGCTGGGAGTTAGTGACCGTGTCCTTGTCGTCCATGAGGGACGCATCTCTGCTGAGCTGGGCAAGGAGCAGATGACACAAGAGACAATTATGCATGCCGCGACAGGAGGAAGCCGCCATGGCCATTAAGAACAGACAGCTCGCTTCGGCTTTGCAGAAGCTTGGTCCGCTCATTGGACTATGTATTATTATTCTCATTCTGATTATAGCCAGTCCGAACTTTTTAACCTTGACCAACATTCTCAACGTGTTTCGCCAAGTATCCATCAACGCGCTGATCGCATTCGGCATGACCTTCGTCATCCTGACAGGTGGCATTGATCTGTCTGTCGGGGCAACTCTGGCACTCTCCGGGGCGCTTACCGCCGGGATGATGGGCGCAGGCTTCGACCCGCTGACGGCTGTCATCATCGGACTAGGCGCAGGCGCTGTGATGGGCGCGGTCAACGGTCTCCTCATTACGAAGACGAACATCGCTCCATTCATCGCCACTCTGGCGACGATGACGATCTACCGGGGACTGGCGCTGGTCTACACCGACGGACGGCCGATTACCGGCTTCAACAGCGAGTTCTTCACTATGATCGGCGGAGGCTATGTCTTCGGCGTCCCGGTGCCCGTCATTATCATGCTCGTCTTGTTCGCTGTACTGTACTTCATCCTGCGCAAGACAACCTTTGGGCGCAATGTATACGCTATCGGCGGCAACGAGGAGGCCTCTCGCCTCTCCGGTATTAAGACCGGACGCTTCAAAATCTATGTCTATACACTCACCGGCCTGCTGTCCGCACTGGCAGGCATCATCCTGACGTCGAGGCTGAACTCGGCGCAGGCCAATGCAGGCACAGGATATGAGCTGGATGCCATCGCTGCGGTTGTGCTTGGCGGCACTAGTCTATCCGGTGGACGAGGCTGGATCGTCGGCACCTTGGTCGGCGCCTTGATTATCGGCGTGCTGAACAACGGGCTGAACCTGATGGGCGTCTCCTCGTTCTATCAGCAGGTAGTCAAAGGGTTGGTTATTCTGCTCGCCGTCTTGCTGGATCGCAAGAAAGCAAGCAGCTAATCATAAGCAATACGATTACTTCCATTCTACAGAAAAGGTGGTCATTCCCATGAACAAAATGATGAAGCTTGCAGGTGTTGGCGTTATTGCCGCCATGATGTTGGCGGGCTGCTCCACAACTGCCCCTGGCAGCACGCCGAAGAGCGAGGCTCCCGCTGCGGGCAACGCCCAGCAAAAAGAAGGCATTAAGATTGGATTAGCCATCTCCACCCAGAGCAACCCGTTCTTTGTGACCTTGAAGGAAGGCGCGCAGCAGGCAGCAGCGGCAGGCACTGCCGAGCTCATCACTGTCGACGCACAGGATGATGCCGCCAAGCAGGCGTCCTCGATAGAGGATCTGATCCAGCAGAAGGTGGATGTCATCATCATCAACCCGACCGATTCATCCGCTGTCGTGCCGGCTGTGGAGTCCGCGAATGCCGCGGGCATTCCCGTCATTACAGTAGACCGTACTTCGGATGGCGGTACGGTCGCCAGCCACATCGCCTCTGACAATAAGGCAGGCGGCGCGCTGGCCGCCCAATACATCGCCGAGCAGCTTGGCGGCAGCGGCAATGTTGTCGAGCTGGAGGGTATCCCAGGCTCGTCGGCTGCCCGCGAACGTGGCGCAGGCTTTAATGAAGAGATCGCCAAGTCGTCCGGCATTCAGATCGTAGCCAAGCAGCCAGCCGATTTCGACCGGGCCAAGGGTCTGACCGTCATGGAGAATATTCTGCAGGGCAACAAGGATATTCGTGCCGTCTTCGCCCACAATGATGAGATGGCACTCGGCGCGCTGAAGGCGATTGAGGCAGCGGGGCTGAAGGACATCATCGTCGTCGGCTTTGATGCTACGGACGATGCTGTCAAGGAAGTGAATGCAGGAGCGATGAGTGCCACGGTCGCGCAGAAGCCTGAACAAATGGGTGTGCTCGCCGTACAAACCGCGATTAAGCTCGCCAAAGGCGAGAGCGTCGAGGCCTCCATTCCTGTCGAGCTGGAGCTGATCAGCAAATAAGCGCAGACGGCTATCGCCGTCCTTGAAGGGCAAAGCTTTATTTCGCTTATACGTAGAGATAGAACACCTGTATGAGCACGAAAACGAACCGTTTCTATCTGTCCAGGTCATCACGGGGCGTCCAGCGCCCCGTCTTTTTTGCACCCCGAGGTCGTGCGGAGAAGATCAGCAGCCTTCCAAGCTCTTACTTGTGCCCTGTGAGAGATGGACGTAATATAGAAGCAATGATGCTGCTCGTGCGAAGCGGCTTGAAGACTTGAATGTGAAAGGAAAGAGCCAGATATGACAACAATTCGAGATGTCAGCAAGCTGGCTGGCGTATCCGTGGCTACGGTATCGCGATTGCTGAACCAGAGCGGCTATGTGAGCAAGGAGGCGGAGATTGCCATTATGGCGGCCGTGGAGAAGCTCAATTACAAGCCGAACACGATTGCCCGCAGTCTGGCAGGCAAGAAGACAGCCGCTGTTGCCCTGATGGTGCCAGACATCCTGAACCCGTTCTTCCCCGAGATTGCTCGGGCGGCAGAGGATGAAGCGGCAGCGCGGGGATACACACTGGTGCTATGCAATACCGACAACAATCCCGACAAGGAAAAAATGTATATTGAAGCGCTCATCAACAAGCAGATCGATGGCATAATCATCTCCTCTTACACGATCTCGCCGGAGCAGATTGTCGCCTTGCAGAATCGCTCGATCCCGATTGTAGCGATCGACAAGCATTATCCCGGTTATCCGATTCTGTCGGTAACCGCAGCCAACCGCACAGGCGGTCAACTGGCGGTGCGGCATCTACTCAAGAGCGGTTGCCGGAAGGTGGCCCATATCTGCGGCCCTACGCATGTTCATGCCGCACATGAGCGGGCGCTGGCCTACGAGGACATCTGCTCGAAGCAGCCCTGGTATACGCCGAGCCTGACCGCCTTCGGACACTTCAATGTAGAGGGCGGCTATAGAGCCATGCACGAGCTATACCGCCAGCACCCGGATGTGGATGGGGTATTCGCAGGCAATGATCTGATGGCGGCAGGCGCGCTCAAGGCACTGCATGAGTTGGACGTGGAGGTGCCGGGGCGGGTACGGCTGATCGGCTTCGACGGCATTCGGATGGACATGGTGTATCCTGAGCTGTCGACCGTCTCCCAGCAGATCTATTCGATTGGCAAGACAGCGATGGACTACCTCATCCGCCAGATCAACAATGAACCGATCGAGCGCAAAAATTATGAGCTCGAGGTCGAGCTGCTCATTAAGTCGACGACCTGACACCTAGTGACCTCGAGTCTCACCCCGACAGTAAGACAGTCCTGTCCTCCTGAACAGGACTCCCCCTTCTTGCCTGATAACGATGCTGACGCTATCTGCGGGGCGTATTCTGCCTTGACATGCGCTGTATTCACACGGCAATAATGACTATCCTACAGGCTTCCTGGGATTCGTCATTATATTAGGAAAGCTGCAATCGTTCCATCGCTTCAACTTCTAATCAAATTTCAGAACCCTTACTTTTATATTTCGGAATGATGCCAAAGGACCATTGAATAAATTCAATAATAAGTTATTATTGTGAATAAAATGTAAAGGGTCGATGTTATGGGAATCATTATTATCGTACTTCTTTTGGTCAATCTTGCAGTATCCTTGTATATTAATTCTAAAATTCCACCCAAGGATTATATTAATGAAGCCTTGGAAAGAGATAAGAGAAATAAAGACAAGGCATAGAAGCGTGCGCGGAATGTCCCATTCCTTCGGCGTTGCGCCTATTAGCGCAACGCTTTTCGAATCCATTTCACTTTATCTCCGTAGGGCGGGAATATCAATTTAATATTGACCTTCGTACTCTTGGCCACAATGCTCTTGGTATGAGAGAACAGCTCGAAGCTATATTGGCCATGATAGGCGCCAATCCCGGCATTGCCCACCCCGCCGAACGGCAGGTTATGATTCGCAACATGCGTGATCGTATCATTAATGCAGCCACCGCCGAATGATACACGCTCCAGCACCTCATTCTGAACCTGCTTCTCCTCGGCAAATACATACAGAGCCAGCGGCTTCGGACGGCTGTTGATCATTCGAATCGCTTCATCCAGTCGTTCATACGCCAGTACAGGTAGAATCGGGCCAAAGATCTCATCTTGCATGGCTGCGTTCGACCAGGATTCAGCAGCGAGCAATGTCGGCTCTATATACAGATCCGCCCGATCGCTGCGTCCGCCGTAGACAACATGTCCCCGGTCAGCTTCCAATATAGCGGCCAAACGGTCGAATTGCCGTTCGTTAACGATACGCCCATAGTCCCCGCTCTTGCTCGCATCCGCACCGTAGAAGCTGACGATCGCCGCCTTGAGCTCCTCCATCAGTTCTTCCCGAATCTCCTGATGAGCCAGCACGTAGTCCGGGGCAATGCAGGTCTGCCCGGTATTGATCAGCTTGCCCCAGATGATCCGTCTGGCGGCAACCTCCAGGTTAGCCGTCTTGTCTACAATCACCGGACTTTTGCCACCCAGCTCCAGCGTGACGGGCACCAAATTTTTCGCCGCGGCTTCCATAACGATCCGGCCGACAGGAACACTCCCCGTGAAGAAGATATAGTCGAACGGCGCGTGAATCAGCGCCGAGGTCGTCTCGCGCTCTCCCTCAATGACGCGGATATACGCAGGGTCGAAGGTCTCTTCGATCAGCTCGCGAACCACGGCGGCAACATGGGGCGTATGCTCCGACGGCTTGAGGACAACACTATTGCCAGCAGC contains:
- the rbsB gene encoding ribose ABC transporter substrate-binding protein RbsB, which produces MNKMMKLAGVGVIAAMMLAGCSTTAPGSTPKSEAPAAGNAQQKEGIKIGLAISTQSNPFFVTLKEGAQQAAAAGTAELITVDAQDDAAKQASSIEDLIQQKVDVIIINPTDSSAVVPAVESANAAGIPVITVDRTSDGGTVASHIASDNKAGGALAAQYIAEQLGGSGNVVELEGIPGSSAARERGAGFNEEIAKSSGIQIVAKQPADFDRAKGLTVMENILQGNKDIRAVFAHNDEMALGALKAIEAAGLKDIIVVGFDATDDAVKEVNAGAMSATVAQKPEQMGVLAVQTAIKLAKGESVEASIPVELELISK
- a CDS encoding ABC transporter permease; translation: MAIKNRQLASALQKLGPLIGLCIIILILIIASPNFLTLTNILNVFRQVSINALIAFGMTFVILTGGIDLSVGATLALSGALTAGMMGAGFDPLTAVIIGLGAGAVMGAVNGLLITKTNIAPFIATLATMTIYRGLALVYTDGRPITGFNSEFFTMIGGGYVFGVPVPVIIMLVLFAVLYFILRKTTFGRNVYAIGGNEEASRLSGIKTGRFKIYVYTLTGLLSALAGIILTSRLNSAQANAGTGYELDAIAAVVLGGTSLSGGRGWIVGTLVGALIIGVLNNGLNLMGVSSFYQQVVKGLVILLAVLLDRKKASS
- a CDS encoding sugar ABC transporter ATP-binding protein, producing the protein MDYIVEMSGIHKSFSSVQVLKDAAFSLKPGEIHALMGENGAGKSTLMKILTGVYKADAGTVKVKGREVAFANPTEAEQSGVAIIHQELNIIPKLTVAENMFLGRQLSYGRTGILRDKEMKRRTKEYLQRLHVDLDPDAPADTLSIGQQQMVEIAKALSKQAEVLIMDEPTAALTDREIEALFGIMDKLRSEGVGIVYISHRMEEIFRMCDRISVLRDGSFLGTEQIADTNVDRIVRLMVGREIGDRYPERSTSIGGERLRVEGLGDGRKLKDVSFSVRAGEIVGIAGLMGAGRTEMMRLLFGADRKKSGRVIIDGQEARISDPASAIQAGIVLVTEDRKHQGLILDMSVRENLAITNYEQIARSGVLSSVKENELADQMIKRFNIRTRDAEQIVKSLSGGNQQKIAIGKWLGKLPKVLIMDEPTRGVDVGAKKEIYSMMNELSEQGVAIIMVSSDLPEVLGVSDRVLVVHEGRISAELGKEQMTQETIMHAATGGSRHGH
- a CDS encoding amino acid permease, whose product is MENKELKRGLEARHIQMIALGGTIGVGLFMGSASTIKWTGPSVMLAYAIVGIFIFFIMRAMGEMLYVEPSTGSFATFGYKYIHPLAGYTTAWSNWFQWVIVGMAEIIAVGAYMKYWFPNLPGWIPGIIAMVILGAANLFSVKSFGEFEFWFAMIKIVTIILMIAAGLGLVFFGIGNGGEAIGLSNLWQHGGFFAGGWSGFFFALSLVIGAYQGVELIGITAGEAKNPQKTLRSAIQNIIWRILIFYIGAIFVIVTVYPWDQLQSIGSPFVATFAKVGITTAAGLINFVVITAAMSGCNSGIYSAGRMLYTLGVNGQAPKAFTRLSGNGVPLLGTIGVLIGLGIGVILSYIAPDNLFVYVYSSSVLPGMVPWFVILISQIRFRKMKGAELEHHPFKMPLAPVTNYVTVAFLLMVLVGMWINDETRIPLMIGIIFLILVVISYYALGVSKASPPDAAASNRRK
- the rbsK gene encoding ribokinase, with the protein product MSTAKITVIGSLNIDMVTETTVVPEQGETIIGSGFSSFTGGKGANQAVACARLGAQVTMIGCVGEDAMAMQLREALGREGIDMRHVKTVPHQSTGIAAITVCDSDNRIIVVPGANYCLLPEDVLALEDVIAASDIVMLQHEIPPATVEAAIRLANKLGVRVILNPAPAMRLDDELLRQLYLITPNEYELAIVTGTEQLAQTQEQRLAAYPHPIVMTAGSNGAYYRSDETGTGHVPGHKVEAVDTTGAGDTFNGALAVRLSEGAALAEAVAFAVAASALSVTKLGAQSGMPLRHEVEAFLLGAQ
- the rbsD gene encoding D-ribose pyranase; translation: MKKAGILNSQIAATLARLGHTDTIVISDCGLPIPDSVRRIDLALRPGLPSFIETLEAVLADMVVEGVTIASEMAQHNPMLRKETDMLLGGIPIQETSHEQFKQLTHTAKAVIRTGEATPYANIILQAGVIFG
- a CDS encoding LacI family DNA-binding transcriptional regulator, which translates into the protein MTTIRDVSKLAGVSVATVSRLLNQSGYVSKEAEIAIMAAVEKLNYKPNTIARSLAGKKTAAVALMVPDILNPFFPEIARAAEDEAAARGYTLVLCNTDNNPDKEKMYIEALINKQIDGIIISSYTISPEQIVALQNRSIPIVAIDKHYPGYPILSVTAANRTGGQLAVRHLLKSGCRKVAHICGPTHVHAAHERALAYEDICSKQPWYTPSLTAFGHFNVEGGYRAMHELYRQHPDVDGVFAGNDLMAAGALKALHELDVEVPGRVRLIGFDGIRMDMVYPELSTVSQQIYSIGKTAMDYLIRQINNEPIERKNYELEVELLIKSTT
- a CDS encoding aldehyde dehydrogenase; translated protein: MKPWTTEQVQQLLQEHRDQFDTGYTRSIDFRATQLDKLAEGIRRHEQKIMEALYKDLRKSEFEAYATEIGYTLQSIRYMRKHLGKWARPKKVATPFYHLFTRSYLYKEPYGTVLIIGPFNYPFQLLIEPMIGAIAAGNSVVLKPSEHTPHVAAVVRELIEETFDPAYIRVIEGERETTSALIHAPFDYIFFTGSVPVGRIVMEAAAKNLVPVTLELGGKSPVIVDKTANLEVAARRIIWGKLINTGQTCIAPDYVLAHQEIREELMEELKAAIVSFYGADASKSGDYGRIVNERQFDRLAAILEADRGHVVYGGRSDRADLYIEPTLLAAESWSNAAMQDEIFGPILPVLAYERLDEAIRMINSRPKPLALYVFAEEKQVQNEVLERVSFGGGCINDTITHVANHNLPFGGVGNAGIGAYHGQYSFELFSHTKSIVAKSTKVNIKLIFPPYGDKVKWIRKALR